The sequence CAAGGGCGGCCGCTACTCGTTCTCGCCCGTCGCGGTGGGCGATGCGGTGTACGTCGCCGGCGCGAACGGTTCGGTCGAGAAGATCGACGCGAAGACGGGCCAGGAAGTCTGGCGCGCGAAGGTCGGCTCCGACCTGTCGGCGGGCGTCGGCAGCGACGGCACCCTGACCGCGGTCGGCGCGCTGAAGGGCGGCGTGTTCGTGCTCGGCCCGGACGGCAAGCTGCTGTGGAAGACGAGCGTGCAGGGCGAGGTCTTCTCGCCGCCGCTCGTCGGCAACGGCCTCGTGATCGTGCGCACGATCGACGGCCAGGTGATCGCGTTCAACGGGCAGACGGGCGAGCAGAAGTGGACGTACCGCAATCGCGCGGTGCCGCTCAATCTGCGCGTGTCGGCCGGCATGACGTTCGCGGGCGACGCCGCGGTGCTCGCGGGCTTTCCGGGCGGCGGCCTCGTCGCGCTGAACCTGCAGACGGGCGAGCCGTTCTGGCAGACGCCCGTGTCGTTCCCGAAGGGCGTGACGGAGGTCGAGCGGATCAACGACGTGACGGGCGCGCCGACTCTCGTCGGCGCCGAGACCTGCGCGGTGACGTTCCAGGGCCAGCTCGGCTGCTTCGACGCGAACTCGGGCCGTCCGCTGTGGGAAAAATCGTTTTCGAGCCGCAGCGGCGTCGCGCAGGACGATACGGTGGTCGCGGGCGGCGACGACTGGTCGGTCGTGTCGGCTTACGACGTCGCGACGGGCAAGGAGCTCTGGCGCAACGACAAGCTGAAGAGCCGCGACGTCGGCGTGCCGTACCTGCTCGGCCGCGCGGTCGTGTTCGGCGACTACAAGGGCTTCGTGCACTTCCTGTCGCGCGACGACGGCACGTTCGTCGCCCGGATGAAGACGGACGGCAGCGCGATCGCCGCGGCGCCCGTGCTCGCCGGCAACACGCTCGTCATCCAGACGCAGGACGGCGGCGTGTACGGTTTCCGTCCGCGCTAAGCGCGCGGCGTTTTTCGCGCGGCCGCGCGTTTCGCCGGCCGCGCTTCGTATTTTTTGACGCGTGCGTGCGGCCGTAGCCGGGCGCACGCGGCCCGGCGGCGCGGCATCGCGCGGTCCGCGGGGCCGGGAGCGAATCGAAAAAAATGAGCGGCGCGACACGTATGCCGCCGCCTGCGCGCCGAGTCGGCGCGAATTCGTGCTAATTTCCATCAAGCGCAGCCGCCTGCCGAATGCGGGCTCATCGCCGCTGCGTTTCACGTAGACGACATCAATCAGATGAAACCGGTCATTGCCCTCGTTGGGCGCCCCAATGTGGGGAAATCCACGCTGTTCAACCGGCTCACGCGTTCGCGCGATGCGCTGGTCGCCGATCTGCCCGGCTTGACGCGCGATCGCCACTACGGCGAGGGGCGGGTCGGCGCGCGGCCGTATCTCGTCGTCGACACGGGCGGCTTCGAGCCCGTCGCGAAGGACGGCATCCTGCACGAGATGGCGCGGCAGACGCGCCAGGCGGTCGAGGAGGCGGACGTCGTCGTGTTCATCGTCGACGGCCGCAACGGCCTCGCGCCGCAGGACAAGTCGATCGCCGACTACCTGCGCAAGACCGGACGGCCGATCTTCCTCGTCGTCAACAAGGCCGAGGGGATGAAATACACGGCGGTCGCGTCGGATTTCTACGAGCTCGGCCTGGGCGACCCGCGCGCGATTTCGGCCGCGCACGGCGACGGCGTGACCGACATGATCAACGAGGCGCTCGAGGTCGCGTACGCGGGCCAGCCGGAAGAGAGCGAAGAGGACGCGGCCGCGCGCGGCGTCAAGATCGCGATCGTCGGCCGGCCGAACGTCGGCAAGTCGACGCTCGTCAACACGCTGATCGGCGAAGATCGCGTGATCGCGTTCGACATGCCGGGCACGACGCGCGATTCGATCTATGTCGATTTCGAGCGCAACGGCAAGCAGTACACGCTGATCGACACGGCGGGCCTGCGCCGCCGCGGCAAGGTGTTCGAGGCGATCGAGAAGTTCTCGGTCGTGAAGACGCTGCAGTCGATCTCCGACGCGAACGTCGTGATTCTTCTGCTCGATGCGCAGCAGGACATTTCCGATCAGGACGCGCACATCGCGGGCTTCGTCGTCGAGCAGGGGCGCGCGCTCGTCGTCGGCGTGAACAAGTGGGACGGGCTCGATTCGCACGTGCGCGAGCGCACGAAGGCCGATCTCACGCGCAAGCTGAAATTCCTCGAATTCGCGAAGTTCCATTTCATTTCGGCTGCGGAGAAGACGGGCATCGGAGCGCTGATGCGCTCGGTCGACGACGCATACGCGGCCGCGATGAAGAAGCTGCCGACACCGAAGCTCACGCGCGCGCTGATCGAGGCGGTCGAGTTCCAGCAGCCGCGCCGCCGCGGCCCGGTGCGGCCGAAGCTGCGCTATGCGCACCAGGGCGGACAGAACCCGCCCATCATCGTGATCCACGGCAATGCGCTCGACGCCGTGACCGAGACGTACAAGCGCTATCTCGAGAATCGTTTCCGAGAAACTTTCTCGCTGACGGGCACTCCATTGCGCATAGAGTTCCGCTCGTCGACCAATCCTTACGCCGACAAGGGCTGAGCGAGGCAGCCGCGTCGGCCGGACGGCAGAGCCGGGCGGGGCGGACAAAATCGGCTATAGTGTAGCGATTGGCGGCGGATCTCTTTTTCTTCGCCCCAATTTAGATCAACCTGCAAAAAAGATGGAGTACGCCATGAGCAACAAAGGGCAATTGTTACAAGACCCGTTTTTGAACGCACTGCGTAAAGAGCATGTACCGGTTTCGATTTATCTCGTCAACGGCATCAAGCTCCAAGGGAACATCGAATCGTTCGACCAGTACGTCGTGTTGCTCAGGAACACGGTTACTCAAATGGTTTACAAGCACGCCATTTCGACGGTCGTGCCGGCGCGTCCGGTGAACTTCCACCCGGATGCGGAAGCAGCGTCCTAACCCATTGCCGCGGCTGGCTCGCGTCGCCGTCGGCATCCGATGCCAGCCGCCCAATCTTGACTTCCGATAATTTGATCAACGCAGCGTTAGTAGGCATCGATTTCGGCAAGACCGATTTCGAAGCCAGTCTCGAAGAACTCAGCCTGCTCGCCTCCAGCGCGGGCGCCCATCCCGCCGTCACGCTGACGGGCCGCCGTGCGAGCCCCGACGCCGCCATGTTCGTCGGCAGCGGCAAAGCCGAGGAACTGCGGCTTGCCTGCGAAGCGAACGACGTCGAAATCGTCATCTTCAATCACGCGCTCGCTCCCGCGCAGCAACGCAACCTGGAACGGATGCTTAATCGGCGCGTTGTCGATCGCACGAGCCTCATTCTCGATATTTTCGCCCAGCGCGCGCGCAGCCACGAAGGCAAGCTGCAGGTGGAGCTCGCGCAGCTGCAATATCTTGCGACCCGACTGATTCGGGCCTGGACCCACCTCGAGCGGCAAAAGGGGGGGATCGGCCTGCGCGGTCCCGGCGAAACGCAGCTCGAAACCGACCGCCGCCTGATCGGCGAGCGCATCAAGATGCTGAAGTCGCGGCTCGACAAGCTGCGCCGTCAGCATCACACGCAGCGCCGGCAGCGGGTGCGTAGCGGCACGATGTCGGTGTCGCTCGTCGGCTACACGAACGCGGGCAAGTCGACGCTCTTCAATGCGCTCACGAAAGCGCAGGCATACGCGGCGGATCAGCTGTTCGCGACGCTCGACACGACGTCGCGGCGCGTGTATCTCGGCGACGAGGTCGGGCAGATCGTCGTGTCCGACACCGTCGGCTTCATTCGCGAGCTGCCGCACCAGCTCGTCGCGGCGTTTCGCGCGACGCTCGAGGAAACGATCCACGCGGATCTGCTGCTGCACGTCGTCGATGCGTCGAGCGCGGTGCGGCTCGAGCAGATCGAGCAGGTCAACGAGGTGCTGCACGAAATCGGGGCGGATTCTATCCGTCAGATTCTCGTGTTCAACAAGATCGACGCGGTGCCCGAGCTCGCGGCCCGCGGGGGCGCGGTCGAGCGGGACGAATATGGTAATATCTCGCGCGTCTTTTTGAGCGCGCGCACGGGCCAGGGTCTGGACTCGCTGCGTGCCGCCATTGCCGAGATCGCCACCGCGGAACATCTTGTCGGCGCCGTGCCGCTCGACGGCGCGCCGGCGCTACCACACGAAGACCACCCGGTTTCCGAACACGGGCGCTGACGGCTGCGGCCGGTCTAGTTGCTCCAATCTGGTGAACAAACACAGGTGAACGACTACAACGAGCGGAGTACCTGGCGGCGTATGCGCGCCTTGCTGTCGATCAACGATCCCCGCTGGGGACGCGGCGGCAACGGCGACAAGCCGCGCGCGAACGAATCGAAGCGCCCGAACGGGCGCGACGACGGCCCCCCGGATCTCGACGAGATGTGGCGGAATTTCAACCGCCGCCTGAACGGCTGGCTCGGCGGCAAGGGCGGCGGCAACAATGGCCTTCGCCCGGACAACGGGCGCGCCGCGCGCGTCGGCGTCGGCATCGTCGCGGGCGTCTTGATCGCGATCTATCTCGGCAGCGGCATCTTCATCGTCCAGGACGGCCAGACGGGCGTCGTGCTGCGCTTCGGCGAATACAAGGGCACGGTCGGTGACGGCGTGCACTGGCGCCTGCCGTATCCGTTCGAATCGCACGAGATCGTCGACACCGCGCAGGTGCGCTCGATCGAGATCGGCCGCAACAACGTGGTGCGGCTCGCGAACGTGAAGGACGCATCGATGCTCACGCGCGACGGGGGCATCGTCGACGTGCGCTTTGCCGTTCAATATCGAGTCGGCTCCGCGACCGACTACCTGTTTCGCGCCGCCGATCCCGAGCGCAGCGTGTCGCAGGCGGCGCAGGCGGCGGTGCGCGAGATCGTCGGCGCGAAGAGCGCGGACGACGTGCTCGCGCTGGATCGCGACGCACTGCGCGATGCGCTCGCGAAAGCAATCCAGCGCGATCTCGACGGCTATCGCACGGGCCTCGTCGTGACGGGCGTGACCGTGCAGAGCGTCTCGCCGCCCGAGCAGGTGCAGGCGGCCGTCGACGACATCGCGAAGGCGCGTCAGGACGGCGAGGCCGCGAAGAACGCCGCGCAGGCGTACGCAAGCGAGTTGCTGCCGCGCGCGCAGGGCGACGCGGCGAAGATGGTCGACGACGCGAAGTCGTACGCCGAGCGCGTCGTCGCGCAGGCGGAGGGCGACGCGGAGCGCTTCAAGCAGGTCTACGCGCAGTACTCGAAGGCGCCCGCGGTGATTCGCGAGCGGATGTACCTCGAGACGATGCAGGAGATCTATTCGAACACGACAAAGGTGTACGTCGGCAACAAGGCGGGCAACAGCGTGCTTTATCTGCCGCTCGACAAGATCGTCGAGGCGGGCCGCCAGCGCGCGGCAGAGGCGGCGAGCGCCGCCGCCGCGGCACCCGCGAGCG comes from Burkholderia savannae and encodes:
- the hflX gene encoding GTPase HflX; translation: MINAALVGIDFGKTDFEASLEELSLLASSAGAHPAVTLTGRRASPDAAMFVGSGKAEELRLACEANDVEIVIFNHALAPAQQRNLERMLNRRVVDRTSLILDIFAQRARSHEGKLQVELAQLQYLATRLIRAWTHLERQKGGIGLRGPGETQLETDRRLIGERIKMLKSRLDKLRRQHHTQRRQRVRSGTMSVSLVGYTNAGKSTLFNALTKAQAYAADQLFATLDTTSRRVYLGDEVGQIVVSDTVGFIRELPHQLVAAFRATLEETIHADLLLHVVDASSAVRLEQIEQVNEVLHEIGADSIRQILVFNKIDAVPELAARGGAVERDEYGNISRVFLSARTGQGLDSLRAAIAEIATAEHLVGAVPLDGAPALPHEDHPVSEHGR
- the hflK gene encoding FtsH protease activity modulator HflK — its product is MRALLSINDPRWGRGGNGDKPRANESKRPNGRDDGPPDLDEMWRNFNRRLNGWLGGKGGGNNGLRPDNGRAARVGVGIVAGVLIAIYLGSGIFIVQDGQTGVVLRFGEYKGTVGDGVHWRLPYPFESHEIVDTAQVRSIEIGRNNVVRLANVKDASMLTRDGGIVDVRFAVQYRVGSATDYLFRAADPERSVSQAAQAAVREIVGAKSADDVLALDRDALRDALAKAIQRDLDGYRTGLVVTGVTVQSVSPPEQVQAAVDDIAKARQDGEAAKNAAQAYASELLPRAQGDAAKMVDDAKSYAERVVAQAEGDAERFKQVYAQYSKAPAVIRERMYLETMQEIYSNTTKVYVGNKAGNSVLYLPLDKIVEAGRQRAAEAASAAAAAPASGAQAFAPAFSAPASAAAAASASHASAPAAANPASGSDSLRSREAFRSRSRTDDLQ
- the bamB gene encoding outer membrane protein assembly factor BamB, with amino-acid sequence MNLLKRYAAPVACAAAVLVLAACSSTKDARRVPTPLTEFKPVLDVQQVWKASVSKGGRYSFSPVAVGDAVYVAGANGSVEKIDAKTGQEVWRAKVGSDLSAGVGSDGTLTAVGALKGGVFVLGPDGKLLWKTSVQGEVFSPPLVGNGLVIVRTIDGQVIAFNGQTGEQKWTYRNRAVPLNLRVSAGMTFAGDAAVLAGFPGGGLVALNLQTGEPFWQTPVSFPKGVTEVERINDVTGAPTLVGAETCAVTFQGQLGCFDANSGRPLWEKSFSSRSGVAQDDTVVAGGDDWSVVSAYDVATGKELWRNDKLKSRDVGVPYLLGRAVVFGDYKGFVHFLSRDDGTFVARMKTDGSAIAAAPVLAGNTLVIQTQDGGVYGFRPR
- the hfq gene encoding RNA chaperone Hfq, with protein sequence MSNKGQLLQDPFLNALRKEHVPVSIYLVNGIKLQGNIESFDQYVVLLRNTVTQMVYKHAISTVVPARPVNFHPDAEAAS
- the der gene encoding ribosome biogenesis GTPase Der, with product MKPVIALVGRPNVGKSTLFNRLTRSRDALVADLPGLTRDRHYGEGRVGARPYLVVDTGGFEPVAKDGILHEMARQTRQAVEEADVVVFIVDGRNGLAPQDKSIADYLRKTGRPIFLVVNKAEGMKYTAVASDFYELGLGDPRAISAAHGDGVTDMINEALEVAYAGQPEESEEDAAARGVKIAIVGRPNVGKSTLVNTLIGEDRVIAFDMPGTTRDSIYVDFERNGKQYTLIDTAGLRRRGKVFEAIEKFSVVKTLQSISDANVVILLLDAQQDISDQDAHIAGFVVEQGRALVVGVNKWDGLDSHVRERTKADLTRKLKFLEFAKFHFISAAEKTGIGALMRSVDDAYAAAMKKLPTPKLTRALIEAVEFQQPRRRGPVRPKLRYAHQGGQNPPIIVIHGNALDAVTETYKRYLENRFRETFSLTGTPLRIEFRSSTNPYADKG